Proteins co-encoded in one Terriglobales bacterium genomic window:
- a CDS encoding sigma 54-interacting transcriptional regulator, translating to MSQQDSYDRRFEQIIGNSPVLESVLEQVERVAPTDSTVLIHGETGTGKELIARAIHNISSRCGHSFVKLNCAAIPLDLLESELFGHEKGAFTGAIAQKIGRFELADKGTLFLDEVGDIPAALQPKLLRVLQEQEFERLGSTRTHQVDVRLVAATNRDLADMVKRREYRSDLYYRLNVFPVQLPALRQRREDIPALVSHFVEKFSRRMGKEIEHVPEETLAALSSYEWPGNIRELQNLIERAVILANDGVLPNPLPAAGPREVTPAPAGTTLKDSERTLILRTLEAVRWVIGGPKGAAAKLGLKRTTLIHKMKKLGISRPGLERSEGAEAEDASHDGSSRMPSPSPFPIK from the coding sequence ATGAGTCAACAAGATTCTTACGACCGCAGGTTCGAGCAGATTATAGGCAATAGTCCTGTTTTGGAATCGGTGCTCGAACAAGTGGAACGAGTGGCGCCTACCGACTCCACTGTCTTAATTCACGGAGAAACCGGCACTGGCAAGGAGCTGATCGCGCGCGCGATTCACAATATCAGCTCAAGGTGCGGACACTCGTTCGTAAAGCTCAACTGCGCTGCTATTCCGCTGGATCTGCTGGAGAGTGAACTCTTCGGCCATGAGAAAGGCGCGTTCACCGGAGCCATAGCGCAAAAGATTGGCCGCTTCGAGTTGGCCGACAAGGGCACACTCTTCCTCGATGAAGTAGGCGATATTCCGGCGGCCCTGCAGCCCAAACTGCTCCGCGTTCTGCAGGAGCAGGAATTTGAACGTTTGGGTAGCACTCGGACTCACCAGGTAGACGTCCGGCTGGTGGCCGCTACGAATCGTGATCTCGCAGACATGGTGAAGCGACGCGAATATCGCAGTGATCTTTATTACCGTCTAAATGTTTTTCCAGTCCAGTTGCCCGCTCTGCGGCAACGCCGCGAAGACATTCCCGCTTTGGTTAGCCATTTTGTGGAGAAGTTTAGCCGTAGGATGGGGAAGGAAATCGAGCACGTTCCTGAAGAAACACTTGCCGCGCTCAGCTCGTACGAATGGCCGGGGAATATCCGTGAGCTACAGAACCTGATCGAACGCGCGGTGATTCTGGCGAATGATGGAGTGCTTCCCAATCCTTTGCCCGCCGCAGGACCGCGGGAGGTCACTCCTGCTCCAGCTGGAACTACGCTGAAGGATTCGGAGCGCACTCTGATTCTGCGCACGCTTGAAGCGGTGCGTTGGGTAATCGGCGGGCCAAAGGGCGCAGCTGCCAAACTTGGCCTGAAACGCACTACCCTGATTCACAAGATGAAGAAGCTCGGGATTTCCCGTCCTGGGCTCGAACGATCAGAAGGGGCTGAGGCCGAGGACGCATCGCATGACGGCAGTTCGCGGATGCCATCTCCGAGTCCATTTCCAATTAAGTGA
- a CDS encoding DUF2950 family protein, which translates to MLVAFPAEYRQSGVMSFILTQDGVVYEKDLGTDTPRLGPAVLKEHNAKSTWDVVK; encoded by the coding sequence GTGCTAGTGGCGTTTCCTGCGGAGTACAGACAATCGGGCGTCATGTCCTTCATCCTCACGCAGGATGGCGTAGTTTACGAGAAGGATCTTGGGACTGACACGCCAAGACTCGGGCCGGCGGTTTTGAAAGAACACAATGCCAAATCGACGTGGGACGTGGTGAAATGA
- a CDS encoding DUF3300 domain-containing protein produces MKFLKQFVSIVLFGGLVFAAALPSFAYQADESLTTAPTVAAQQTPAQLQQLVAPIALYPDALVAQILAAATYPDQVVEADRWMQQHPDLKGDQLGQEVDKQSWDPSVKALAEFPSVLANMDKNLSWTSSLGDAYINQQQDVMNAVQALRKQAKKAGNLKSTAQENITQQGQTIVIAPTNPEIVYVPEYNPWVVYGTPLAPWPGWYWYPGLFVPAPGIMFGVGYPIGFFGGFGWGWHYWGSDWHHHTIIYNRNVYISHSRTFVNRSYYAGRVHDNFNHGGGFHGGNAFHGGDVHGNGFGGHSAPQGGFAGHGQAGTHSGAFGGLDHGGVTRNYSMRGQSSFGGGFHGGGGFHGGGGGFHGGGGGHGGGGHR; encoded by the coding sequence ATGAAATTCCTAAAGCAGTTTGTATCAATTGTTCTTTTCGGCGGCCTTGTATTTGCCGCGGCATTGCCGAGCTTCGCCTATCAAGCAGACGAATCTCTCACGACTGCGCCAACGGTGGCAGCGCAGCAAACTCCAGCGCAGTTGCAGCAACTTGTGGCGCCGATTGCGCTGTATCCGGATGCTCTGGTAGCGCAGATTCTGGCGGCCGCTACTTATCCCGACCAGGTTGTGGAAGCAGACCGATGGATGCAACAGCATCCTGACCTTAAAGGAGACCAACTTGGCCAGGAAGTCGACAAGCAATCTTGGGATCCGAGCGTAAAGGCGCTCGCTGAATTTCCTTCAGTGCTTGCCAACATGGATAAGAACCTTTCCTGGACTTCATCACTCGGCGACGCCTACATCAATCAGCAGCAGGACGTGATGAACGCTGTCCAGGCGTTGCGCAAGCAGGCAAAGAAAGCGGGGAATTTGAAGAGTACGGCGCAGGAGAACATCACTCAGCAGGGACAGACAATTGTGATCGCGCCAACCAACCCCGAAATTGTTTACGTTCCCGAATACAACCCGTGGGTTGTGTATGGGACACCGCTCGCGCCGTGGCCGGGATGGTATTGGTATCCCGGACTGTTCGTTCCCGCACCGGGAATCATGTTTGGCGTAGGTTATCCCATCGGATTCTTTGGCGGCTTCGGCTGGGGCTGGCATTACTGGGGATCTGACTGGCATCACCACACGATTATCTACAACCGCAACGTCTACATCTCTCACAGCAGAACGTTTGTAAATCGCAGCTACTACGCCGGTCGCGTGCACGACAACTTCAACCATGGCGGCGGATTTCATGGTGGAAACGCATTTCACGGAGGCGATGTTCACGGTAATGGCTTCGGCGGTCACTCGGCACCGCAGGGTGGATTCGCAGGCCATGGCCAGGCAGGCACGCATTCTGGCGCGTTCGGTGGCCTTGATCACGGTGGTGTAACCAGAAACTACTCAATGCGTGGGCAGTCGAGCTTCGGCGGCGGTTTTCATGGAGGCGGCGGCTTTCACGGTGGTGGCGGAGGCTTTCATGGCGGAGGTGGCGGTCACGGTGGCGGAGGTCATAGATGA
- a CDS encoding SDR family oxidoreductase, with translation MTEKYGRSFAGKVALVTGGSRGIGEGIVRRLASDGAAVAFTYFNSEERAKRLASEIDAAGSKVLPIKADSASAGDIRATVNQVVKELGEIDIFVNNAGILIRGTIDSYSIEDFDRMLAVNVRAAFVGIQAASQAMKDGGRIILIGSNTAVRAAFPGASVYSMTKAALTGLVRGAAIDLAPRTITVNNIQPGPTATDMSAPHAEAVKTLVPLARMADVSEIAGFVSYLASDEAGFITGASLTIDGGYIA, from the coding sequence ATGACGGAAAAGTACGGTCGATCATTTGCAGGCAAGGTTGCTCTCGTCACAGGTGGTTCACGAGGGATTGGCGAAGGAATCGTGAGGCGGCTTGCTTCAGATGGCGCTGCCGTCGCATTTACCTATTTCAACTCGGAAGAGAGGGCAAAGCGACTCGCGAGCGAAATAGATGCTGCGGGAAGCAAGGTACTCCCGATCAAGGCGGATAGTGCCTCTGCTGGGGACATTCGCGCAACCGTGAATCAAGTCGTGAAAGAGTTGGGGGAAATAGATATTTTCGTTAACAACGCCGGAATTCTGATCCGGGGAACGATCGACAGCTACAGCATTGAGGACTTCGACCGCATGTTGGCCGTTAATGTCCGCGCAGCATTTGTCGGTATACAAGCTGCTTCCCAAGCCATGAAGGATGGAGGAAGGATCATCCTGATCGGCAGCAACACTGCCGTACGGGCAGCATTTCCCGGAGCGAGCGTTTACAGCATGACCAAAGCCGCCCTTACCGGATTGGTGCGAGGGGCCGCTATCGATCTCGCTCCTCGGACTATTACGGTCAATAATATTCAGCCTGGTCCCACGGCGACTGACATGAGTGCGCCTCACGCTGAGGCGGTGAAGACTTTGGTTCCACTGGCGCGAATGGCGGATGTGTCGGAGATTGCGGGTTTTGTTTCGTATCTTGCATCCGATGAGGCCGGATTCATCACAGGCGCCAGCCTCACAATCGATGGGGGATACATCGCATAA
- a CDS encoding DUF4136 domain-containing protein — protein sequence MNTRKAILTSLLVFVLTAASLAQQVKTDYDRDANFSKYKTFSFEKIQTKDPLLVDRIKSAVSTALTAKGLSQVESGGDISVVAVEMTNTQQRLDTFYNGFGGGWRWGGRFGDATTTTETYQVGTLIVDMFDSSTKELLWRGSASDTLSNKSDKNIKNLDKGVQKMFKNYPPKA from the coding sequence ATGAATACACGAAAAGCAATTTTAACGAGTCTACTGGTATTCGTTCTTACTGCGGCATCGCTTGCGCAGCAAGTAAAGACGGACTATGACCGCGACGCAAACTTCAGTAAGTACAAAACATTTTCGTTTGAGAAGATCCAGACGAAAGACCCGCTCCTGGTCGATCGCATCAAGTCTGCGGTTAGCACCGCGCTGACTGCCAAGGGCTTGTCGCAGGTTGAGTCCGGCGGCGATATCTCCGTCGTGGCCGTGGAGATGACGAACACTCAGCAAAGACTCGACACCTTCTACAACGGCTTCGGCGGCGGTTGGCGTTGGGGAGGACGATTTGGGGACGCCACTACGACGACTGAGACCTACCAGGTCGGTACGCTCATCGTCGACATGTTCGATTCCAGCACGAAGGAACTGTTGTGGCGGGGCTCTGCCAGCGACACGCTCTCCAACAAGTCCGACAAGAACATCAAGAACCTGGATAAGGGCGTGCAGAAGATGTTCAAGAACTATCCTCCAAAAGCGTAA
- a CDS encoding TetR/AcrR family transcriptional regulator produces the protein MARPKEFDRERALHRAISAFSQKGFAATSTDELMRAMEVGRQSMYDTFGDKRALFLKALEVYVSENVRAMNVELQAPGSPLAAIRSALVHFSERKDLSSTDGCMGINAICEFGMRDEDVTRITRRAANAQRHTFMNTLRRAQREGELDAQADIESLADFFESALAGIRIAAKAGKTRPALRRIAEVASGAFADVKSSVL, from the coding sequence ATGGCACGACCGAAGGAATTTGATCGAGAGAGAGCTCTTCATCGTGCCATATCCGCCTTCTCTCAAAAAGGCTTTGCCGCCACGTCGACCGACGAGCTGATGCGCGCAATGGAGGTGGGTCGGCAAAGCATGTATGACACTTTCGGGGACAAACGCGCCCTCTTCTTGAAGGCTCTCGAAGTCTATGTCTCGGAAAACGTTCGAGCCATGAATGTCGAGCTCCAAGCTCCAGGGTCACCGCTTGCTGCTATCCGGAGCGCATTGGTTCATTTTTCAGAACGCAAAGATCTTTCCAGTACAGATGGTTGCATGGGGATTAATGCCATCTGTGAGTTCGGGATGCGAGATGAAGACGTGACGCGAATTACACGCCGTGCCGCCAACGCACAGCGTCACACGTTCATGAACACATTGAGACGAGCTCAGAGGGAAGGCGAACTTGATGCTCAGGCGGACATTGAGAGTCTTGCCGATTTCTTTGAAAGCGCGCTGGCAGGAATAAGGATTGCTGCGAAAGCGGGAAAGACTCGGCCTGCCCTAAGACGAATCGCTGAGGTTGCGTCCGGCGCGTTTGCCGATGTTAAATCATCGGTCCTGTGA